One part of the Streptomyces lienomycini genome encodes these proteins:
- a CDS encoding SulP family inorganic anion transporter, translated as MSAPALSPTARLRGLKPDWISDPKVWRTEVLAGLVVALALVPEAISFSIIAGVDPEIGLFAAFTMAVTISIVGGRRAMISAATGAVALVIAPLNREHGLGYLVAAVILAGVFQVVLGALGVARLMRFVPRSVMVGFVNALAILIFMAQVPEITDVPWPVYPLVAGGLLLMVLFPKVTRVIPAPLVSIVVLTVITVAAGIAVPTVGDKGELPHALPVPGLPDVPFTWDTLTTVAPYALAMALVGLMESLMTAKLVDDITDTHSDKTRESIGQGIANIVTGFFGGMGGCAMIGQTMINVKVSGARTRLSTFLAGSFLMVLCIVFGPIVSDIPMAALVAVMVMVSFTTFDWHSVAPRTLRRMPAGEILVMVATVAVVVATSNLAIGVVVGSVTAMVIFARRVAHLADVTAVTDPDGGQVVYSVTGELFFASSNDLVTRFDYAGDPDKVVIDLSATHIWDASSVAALDAIETKYAQRGKQVEIVGLDEHSSLMRERLGGALAGNH; from the coding sequence TTGTCTGCTCCCGCGCTCTCCCCCACCGCGCGCCTGCGCGGCCTCAAGCCCGACTGGATCTCCGACCCGAAGGTGTGGCGCACCGAGGTCCTCGCCGGCCTCGTCGTCGCCCTGGCCCTGGTCCCGGAGGCGATCTCCTTCTCGATCATCGCCGGGGTCGACCCGGAGATCGGCCTGTTCGCGGCGTTCACCATGGCCGTCACCATCTCGATCGTCGGCGGCCGCCGCGCGATGATCTCGGCGGCGACCGGCGCCGTCGCCCTGGTGATCGCCCCGTTGAACCGCGAGCACGGCCTCGGCTACCTCGTCGCGGCGGTCATCCTCGCCGGAGTCTTCCAGGTGGTCCTCGGCGCGCTCGGGGTGGCCCGGCTGATGCGGTTCGTGCCGCGCTCGGTGATGGTCGGCTTCGTCAACGCGCTCGCCATCCTCATCTTCATGGCGCAGGTGCCCGAGATCACCGACGTGCCCTGGCCCGTCTACCCGCTCGTCGCGGGCGGGCTCCTGCTGATGGTGCTCTTCCCCAAGGTGACCAGGGTGATCCCGGCGCCGCTGGTCTCCATCGTCGTGCTGACCGTCATCACCGTCGCCGCGGGCATCGCCGTACCGACCGTCGGTGACAAGGGGGAGCTGCCGCACGCGCTGCCGGTGCCGGGCCTGCCCGACGTGCCGTTCACCTGGGACACGCTGACGACCGTCGCCCCGTACGCGCTCGCCATGGCCCTGGTCGGGCTCATGGAGTCGCTGATGACGGCGAAGCTGGTGGACGACATCACGGACACCCACTCCGACAAGACCCGTGAGTCGATCGGTCAGGGCATCGCCAACATCGTCACCGGCTTCTTCGGCGGCATGGGCGGTTGCGCCATGATCGGCCAGACGATGATCAACGTGAAGGTGTCCGGGGCGCGTACCCGGCTGTCCACGTTCCTGGCGGGCTCGTTCCTGATGGTGCTGTGCATCGTCTTCGGACCGATCGTGTCCGACATTCCCATGGCGGCCCTGGTGGCGGTGATGGTGATGGTGTCGTTCACGACGTTCGACTGGCATTCCGTCGCGCCGCGCACCCTGAGGCGGATGCCCGCCGGCGAGATCCTCGTCATGGTGGCCACGGTCGCCGTCGTGGTCGCCACCAGCAACCTGGCCATCGGCGTCGTGGTCGGCTCCGTCACCGCGATGGTGATCTTCGCGAGGCGGGTGGCCCACCTGGCCGACGTCACCGCGGTCACCGACCCCGACGGGGGCCAGGTCGTCTACTCCGTCACGGGCGAGCTGTTCTTCGCCTCCAGCAACGACCTGGTCACCCGCTTCGACTACGCCGGTGACCCGGACAAGGTCGTCATCGACCTGTCCGCCACCCACATCTGGGACGCCTCGTCCGTCGCGGCCCTGGACGCCATCGAGACCAAGTACGCCCAGCGCGGCAAGCAGGTCGAGATCGTCGGTCTCGACGAGCACAGCAGCCTCATGCGCGAACGGCTCGGCGGCGCCCTCGCCGGCAATCACTGA
- the aztC gene encoding zinc ABC transporter substrate-binding protein AztC: MRGTGRARTRVARLRRLLMGLLALVTATTATACTSTPEQPRVVVTTNILGDITRQVVGDQADVTVLMKPNADPHSFGLSAVQAAQLERADLVVFNGLGLEENVLRHVDAARQAGVATFEVGRAVDPLTFRTGDDGGPDREPGQPDPHFWTDPDRVRTAVGLIADRVTEHVRGVDDDAIRANADRYQQQLTELTAFMEQSFGRVPEERRNLVTNHHVFGYLADRFGFRVVGAVIPSGTTLASPSSSDLRSLTRAMREAGVRTVFADSSQPKRLAEVLRAELGAGVRVVELYSESLTAKNEGAATYLRMMRANTTAMTDGLTVGLSKGTHR; encoded by the coding sequence ATGAGGGGCACAGGACGCGCGCGGACCCGGGTGGCACGGCTGCGCCGCCTGCTGATGGGCCTGCTCGCCCTCGTCACGGCCACCACCGCCACCGCCTGCACGAGCACGCCCGAACAGCCCCGCGTCGTCGTCACCACCAACATCCTGGGCGACATCACCCGTCAGGTCGTCGGCGACCAGGCTGACGTCACGGTCCTGATGAAACCGAACGCGGACCCGCACTCCTTCGGACTGTCGGCGGTACAGGCCGCCCAACTGGAACGCGCGGACCTCGTGGTCTTCAACGGTCTCGGCCTGGAGGAGAACGTGCTGCGGCACGTGGACGCCGCCCGCCAGGCCGGGGTGGCCACCTTCGAGGTCGGCCGGGCCGTCGACCCGCTCACCTTCCGCACCGGCGACGACGGCGGCCCCGACAGGGAGCCGGGACAGCCCGACCCGCACTTCTGGACCGACCCCGACCGGGTGCGCACGGCCGTCGGCCTCATCGCCGACCGCGTCACCGAGCACGTGAGAGGCGTGGACGACGACGCGATCCGCGCCAACGCCGACCGCTACCAGCAGCAACTGACCGAACTCACCGCCTTCATGGAGCAGTCCTTCGGCCGAGTGCCCGAGGAACGGCGCAACCTGGTGACCAACCACCACGTCTTCGGCTACCTCGCCGACCGTTTCGGCTTCCGCGTCGTCGGCGCCGTGATCCCCAGCGGCACGACGCTGGCCTCCCCCAGCTCCTCCGACCTGCGCTCACTCACCCGGGCCATGCGCGAGGCCGGCGTCCGGACCGTGTTCGCCGACTCCTCGCAGCCCAAGCGGCTCGCCGAGGTCCTGCGCGCCGAACTCGGCGCCGGGGTGCGGGTCGTCGAGCTGTACTCCGAGTCGCTGACCGCGAAGAACGAGGGCGCCGCCACCTACCTGCGGATGATGCGCGCCAACACCACCGCCATGACCGACGGACTGACCGTCGGCCTCTCGAAGGGAACACACAGGTGA
- a CDS encoding MerR family transcriptional regulator gives MSSGHMQIGEVASRTELSLRTIRHYEETGLVVPSARSQGGFRLYTEADVARLMVIRRMKPLGFTLDEMRDLLEATDRLDRGAGELPADERERLLERVRAFERAARQRVAELRTKLARAEEFAQTLADRLTDATAP, from the coding sequence GTGAGCAGCGGGCACATGCAGATCGGCGAGGTGGCGTCCAGGACCGAGTTGTCGCTGCGCACGATCCGGCACTACGAGGAGACGGGCCTGGTCGTGCCCTCCGCCCGCTCCCAGGGCGGCTTCCGGCTGTACACGGAGGCCGACGTGGCCCGCCTCATGGTCATCCGCCGCATGAAGCCGCTCGGGTTCACCCTCGACGAGATGCGCGATCTCCTGGAGGCCACCGACCGCCTCGACCGCGGCGCCGGGGAGCTGCCCGCCGACGAACGCGAGCGGCTCCTGGAGCGGGTGCGCGCCTTCGAGCGGGCCGCCCGGCAGCGTGTCGCCGAGCTGCGGACCAAGCTGGCGCGGGCGGAGGAGTTCGCGCAGACCCTGGCCGACCGCCTCACCGACGCGACCGCGCCGTAG
- the aztD gene encoding zinc metallochaperone AztD, which translates to MNKSIRDRALTGTALALAVATALTACGGDGTSPSDAKSQDAGAASPAAPVNDPLVATFDGGLYVLDGRSLELTTTIDLPGFNRVNPAGDEDHVVVSTDSGFRILNATGQTLTDIEYRGAKPGHVVRHAGKTVLFTDGTGEVNVFEPAGLGGGKKPEGRTYTTAEAHHGVAIELSDGRLLTTLGDEEKRTGALVLDKDGKEIARNENCPGVHGEAAAKGEAVAVGCEDGVLIYKDGRFTKVDAPDDYGRTGNQAGSDESAVLLGDYKTDPDAELERPTRVSLIDTGTAELRLVDLGTSYSFRSLARGPHGEALVLGTDGAIHVIDPDKGTVRKKIPAVGEWREPLDWQQARPTLFVRDHTAYVSEPGRKAVHAIDLDSGKKLTSVTLPKGTNELSGTVAGH; encoded by the coding sequence GTGAACAAGTCCATACGCGACAGGGCCCTCACGGGGACGGCACTCGCCCTCGCGGTGGCCACGGCCCTGACCGCGTGCGGAGGCGACGGCACGTCCCCGTCCGACGCCAAGTCCCAGGACGCCGGGGCCGCCTCACCCGCGGCCCCGGTGAACGACCCCCTGGTCGCCACCTTCGACGGCGGCCTGTACGTCCTGGACGGCAGGAGCCTCGAACTGACCACCACCATCGACCTGCCCGGCTTCAACCGCGTCAACCCCGCGGGCGACGAGGACCACGTGGTCGTCTCCACCGACAGCGGCTTCCGCATCCTGAACGCCACCGGGCAGACGCTCACCGACATCGAGTACCGGGGCGCGAAGCCGGGCCACGTCGTCCGCCACGCCGGGAAGACGGTGCTCTTCACGGACGGCACCGGCGAGGTCAACGTCTTCGAACCCGCCGGCCTCGGCGGCGGCAAGAAGCCGGAAGGACGCACCTACACCACCGCCGAGGCCCACCACGGTGTCGCCATCGAACTGAGCGACGGCCGTCTCCTCACCACCCTCGGAGACGAGGAGAAGCGCACCGGCGCCCTGGTCCTCGACAAGGACGGCAAGGAGATCGCACGCAACGAGAACTGCCCGGGCGTGCACGGAGAGGCCGCCGCGAAGGGCGAGGCGGTCGCCGTCGGCTGCGAGGACGGCGTCCTGATCTACAAGGACGGCAGGTTCACCAAGGTGGACGCCCCCGACGACTACGGCCGCACCGGCAACCAGGCGGGCAGCGACGAGTCCGCCGTGCTGCTGGGCGACTACAAGACCGACCCGGACGCCGAGTTGGAGCGCCCGACCCGGGTGTCCCTCATCGACACCGGGACCGCCGAGCTGCGTCTGGTGGACCTCGGCACCAGCTACTCCTTTCGCTCCCTCGCGCGCGGCCCGCACGGCGAGGCACTCGTCCTCGGCACCGACGGCGCCATCCACGTCATCGACCCGGACAAGGGCACGGTGCGGAAGAAGATCCCCGCCGTGGGGGAGTGGCGGGAACCGCTGGACTGGCAGCAGGCCCGGCCCACCCTCTTCGTCCGTGACCACACCGCCTACGTCTCCGAGCCGGGCAGGAAGGCCGTGCACGCCATCGATCTGGACTCCGGCAAGAAGCTCACGTCGGTGACCCTGCCGAAGGGGACCAACGAACTGTCGGGCACCGTCGCGGGCCACTGA
- a CDS encoding pirin family protein, translated as MSNTEAHPAELRCGALENGVPAADVEILTARDVPLGGPRAMTVRRTLPQRARTLIGAWCFADHYGPDEVSGSGGMNVAPHPHTGLQTVSWLFSGLIEHRDSLGSHALVRPGEVNLMTGGRGISHSEVSTPDTTVLHGVQLWVALPEEHRDTAPDFRHHVPVPVELDGAEVRVFLGSLAGDTSPVGTFTPLLGAEVTLAAGAAVTLDVDPGFEHGVLVDSGDVRVDDTAVRPAELAYTAPGRRTLTLRNEAPGAARLLLLGGPPFTEEIVMWWNFVGRSHEDVARAREDWTTGTRFGEVHGYDGAPLPAPELPNLPLKPRGRAR; from the coding sequence GTGAGCAACACGGAAGCGCACCCCGCCGAACTGAGGTGCGGAGCCCTGGAGAACGGCGTGCCCGCCGCCGACGTGGAGATCCTGACCGCGCGGGACGTCCCGCTCGGCGGTCCGCGCGCGATGACGGTGCGCCGTACCCTGCCGCAGCGGGCCCGGACCCTGATCGGAGCCTGGTGCTTCGCCGACCACTACGGCCCCGACGAGGTCTCCGGGTCGGGAGGCATGAACGTCGCCCCGCATCCGCACACCGGTCTGCAGACGGTCAGCTGGCTGTTCAGCGGGCTGATCGAGCACCGGGACAGTCTGGGCAGCCACGCGCTCGTCAGGCCGGGCGAAGTGAACCTCATGACGGGCGGCCGAGGCATCAGCCACTCCGAGGTGTCCACACCGGACACGACGGTCCTGCACGGCGTCCAGCTCTGGGTGGCGCTGCCCGAGGAGCACCGCGACACCGCCCCGGACTTCCGGCACCACGTGCCCGTCCCGGTGGAACTGGACGGCGCCGAGGTGCGCGTCTTCCTCGGCTCGCTCGCCGGTGACACCTCCCCGGTCGGCACCTTCACGCCCCTGCTGGGCGCCGAGGTGACCCTGGCCGCGGGGGCCGCCGTAACCCTCGACGTCGACCCCGGCTTCGAGCACGGCGTCCTCGTCGACAGCGGCGACGTCCGCGTCGACGACACGGCCGTACGGCCCGCCGAACTGGCGTACACCGCGCCCGGCCGGCGCACCCTCACCCTGCGCAACGAGGCGCCCGGAGCCGCCCGGCTGCTCCTGCTCGGCGGTCCGCCCTTCACGGAGGAGATCGTCATGTGGTGGAACTTCGTCGGCCGGTCGCACGAGGACGTCGCACGCGCCCGCGAGGACTGGACGACGGGGACCCGTTTCGGCGAGGTGCACGGATACGACGGTGCGCCGCTGCCCGCGCCGGAGCTGCCGAACCTGCCTCTGAAGCCGCGAGGAAGGGCGCGCTGA
- the aztB gene encoding zinc ABC transporter permease AztB, producing the protein MDWLTAPFEVTFVQRALWGGILVSAICALAGTWVVLRGMAFLGDAMSHGLLPGVALAALFGGNLLLGAVASAAAMAAGVTVLGRTPKLSQDTGIGLLFVGMLSLGVIVVSRSQSFAVDLTGFLFGDVLAVREQDLLMLGVALLVALLVSVLGHRAFLALAFDPRKAHTLGLRPRLAHAVLLVLLGLAIVASFHIVGTLLVLGLLIAPPAAALPWARGVRGVMALAALLGVTATFGGLLLSWHLSTAAGATVSAVAVALFFLSHATSGLRHLRARRAAPVPTAD; encoded by the coding sequence ATGGATTGGTTGACGGCCCCCTTCGAAGTGACGTTCGTGCAACGAGCCCTGTGGGGCGGCATCCTGGTGTCCGCGATCTGCGCACTGGCCGGCACCTGGGTCGTGCTCAGGGGCATGGCCTTCCTCGGTGACGCCATGTCCCACGGCCTGCTGCCGGGGGTCGCGCTGGCCGCGCTGTTCGGCGGCAACCTGCTGCTGGGAGCGGTGGCGAGCGCGGCCGCCATGGCGGCCGGTGTCACCGTGCTCGGGCGGACCCCGAAGCTCTCCCAGGACACCGGCATCGGGCTGCTGTTCGTCGGCATGCTCTCGCTCGGCGTGATCGTCGTGTCGCGATCGCAGTCCTTCGCCGTCGACCTGACCGGGTTCCTCTTCGGCGACGTCCTCGCGGTCCGCGAGCAGGACCTGCTCATGCTGGGCGTGGCGCTGCTGGTGGCCCTGCTCGTGTCCGTCCTCGGCCACCGTGCCTTCCTCGCCCTCGCGTTCGACCCGCGCAAGGCCCACACCCTCGGCCTGCGCCCACGTCTCGCGCACGCGGTGCTGCTCGTCCTGCTGGGCCTCGCGATCGTGGCCTCGTTCCACATCGTCGGCACGCTGCTCGTCCTCGGCCTGCTCATCGCACCGCCGGCGGCGGCCCTGCCCTGGGCACGCGGTGTCCGGGGCGTCATGGCCCTCGCGGCACTCCTCGGCGTCACCGCCACGTTCGGCGGGCTGCTCCTGTCCTGGCACCTGAGCACCGCCGCCGGCGCGACCGTCTCGGCCGTCGCGGTGGCCCTGTTCTTCCTCTCCCACGCGACGTCCGGCCTGCGCCACCTCCGTGCGCGCCGGGCCGCGCCCGTCCCGACAGCCGACTGA
- a CDS encoding VOC family protein, with protein MKIHLTSVFVDDQEHALRFYTETLGFVRKHDVPVGTDRWLTVVSPEAPDGTELLLEPSGHPAVRPYRTALAEDGIPAASFAVDDVRAEFDRLRGLGVHFTQEPLEMGPITTAVLDDTCGNLIQIMQGQ; from the coding sequence ATGAAGATCCACCTGACCAGCGTCTTCGTCGACGACCAGGAGCACGCCCTGCGCTTCTACACCGAGACGCTGGGCTTCGTGAGGAAGCACGACGTGCCGGTGGGCACGGACCGGTGGCTGACCGTGGTCTCCCCGGAGGCTCCCGACGGGACCGAGCTGCTGCTCGAACCCTCCGGCCACCCCGCGGTGCGGCCGTACCGGACGGCGCTGGCCGAGGACGGCATCCCGGCCGCTTCCTTCGCGGTGGACGACGTGCGGGCCGAGTTCGACCGGCTGCGCGGGCTCGGGGTGCACTTCACCCAGGAGCCGCTGGAGATGGGCCCGATCACCACGGCCGTCCTGGACGACACCTGCGGCAACCTGATCCAGATCATGCAGGGCCAGTAG
- a CDS encoding P1 family peptidase yields the protein MEPLPHPYSPPGASRGRARDLGIVVGSGATGPLDAITDVPGVRVGHTTVRRPPDVHSGVTAVVPDLVGPRTPLPAGVFTGNGYGKLVGTTQLAELGTLETPVLLTSTLSAFRVADALVGWVLERPGCEEVRSLNPVVGECNDGFLSDIRARPVHEEHVRAALDAASGGPVAEGCVGAGTGTVALGFKAGVGTASRVWDLGDRRFTVGALVQANFGGTLRVLGRTLTPRSLGAGAGGPGAGADAGSCVIVMATDAPLDARQLTRVARRAVFALARTGAAYSHGSGDYAVAFGTRPDAGRPVADAELSPLFEAVLDGVEEAVLNSLLAATTTTGVGGRTVPALPADALVAALARPAAPGFGDR from the coding sequence ATGGAACCACTGCCTCATCCGTACTCCCCGCCCGGCGCCTCCCGCGGCCGGGCGCGTGACCTGGGGATCGTCGTCGGATCCGGCGCGACCGGGCCTCTCGACGCGATCACGGACGTGCCGGGCGTCCGCGTCGGGCACACCACGGTCCGCCGGCCGCCCGACGTGCACAGCGGGGTCACCGCCGTCGTGCCCGACCTCGTCGGTCCTCGCACTCCCCTGCCGGCCGGGGTGTTCACCGGCAACGGCTACGGCAAGCTCGTCGGGACCACTCAGCTCGCCGAACTCGGCACGCTGGAGACCCCTGTGCTGCTCACCTCCACCCTGTCGGCGTTCCGGGTCGCCGACGCCCTCGTCGGCTGGGTGCTCGAGCGGCCGGGATGCGAGGAGGTGCGGAGCCTCAACCCCGTGGTGGGCGAGTGCAACGACGGTTTCCTGTCCGACATCCGGGCCCGGCCGGTCCACGAGGAGCACGTGCGGGCCGCCCTCGACGCGGCCTCGGGCGGGCCGGTGGCCGAGGGATGCGTCGGTGCGGGGACCGGCACCGTCGCGCTCGGTTTCAAGGCCGGTGTCGGCACCGCCTCACGCGTCTGGGACCTGGGCGACCGGCGCTTCACGGTGGGCGCCCTGGTGCAGGCGAACTTCGGCGGCACGCTGCGGGTGCTCGGCCGGACCCTGACCCCGCGGTCCCTGGGCGCAGGGGCCGGTGGTCCGGGCGCCGGGGCGGACGCCGGGTCCTGCGTGATCGTGATGGCCACGGACGCGCCGCTCGACGCCCGGCAGCTCACCCGGGTGGCTCGGCGCGCGGTGTTCGCGCTGGCCCGCACGGGTGCGGCGTACAGCCACGGCAGCGGCGACTACGCGGTCGCCTTCGGCACCCGGCCCGATGCCGGTCGCCCGGTGGCGGACGCCGAGCTGAGTCCGCTGTTCGAGGCCGTCCTGGACGGCGTCGAGGAAGCGGTGCTCAACTCCCTGCTCGCGGCGACCACGACGACCGGTGTCGGCGGCCGTACGGTGCCCGCCCTGCCCGCGGACGCCCTGGTCGCCGCCTTGGCCCGCCCCGCGGCCCCGGGGTTCGGCGACCGCTGA
- the aztA gene encoding zinc ABC transporter ATP-binding protein AztA, with translation MKIMFNKSRVSSPASTGRGAHVRLTGLCAGYPGRPVLRQLTADIPALAVTALVGPNGSGKSTLLGVLAGVIRPTSGDLRRDGERPPAFVPQRGAVADALPLTVRQAVEMGRWGERGPWRGLNRRDRLIVDSALDRLGIGDLAGRQLGELSGGQRQRALIAQGLAQRSDLLLLDEPTTGLDPQAGGRITAILTELVADGVTVVHATHDLAAARSAEACLLLREGTLAGHGRPDRVLTTSALAEVWAVAGHAGT, from the coding sequence ATGAAAATCATGTTCAACAAATCCCGTGTCTCCTCCCCCGCTTCGACAGGGCGGGGTGCCCATGTCCGTCTGACGGGGCTGTGCGCCGGCTACCCGGGGCGTCCGGTGCTCCGCCAACTGACCGCCGACATACCGGCGTTGGCCGTCACCGCTCTGGTCGGACCGAACGGCAGCGGGAAGTCGACGCTGCTCGGGGTCCTGGCCGGTGTGATCCGCCCGACATCGGGAGACCTCCGTCGGGACGGCGAGCGTCCACCGGCCTTCGTGCCGCAGCGCGGCGCCGTCGCGGACGCCCTCCCCCTGACCGTCCGGCAGGCCGTGGAGATGGGGCGCTGGGGCGAGCGCGGACCGTGGCGCGGACTGAACCGCCGGGACCGGCTGATCGTGGACTCGGCCCTGGACCGACTCGGCATCGGCGACCTCGCCGGGCGCCAGCTCGGCGAGCTGTCGGGCGGGCAGCGGCAGCGCGCCCTCATCGCCCAGGGGCTCGCCCAGCGGTCCGACCTGCTCCTGCTGGACGAGCCGACCACGGGTCTGGACCCGCAGGCCGGGGGGCGCATCACCGCGATCCTGACCGAGCTGGTGGCCGACGGGGTGACGGTCGTCCACGCCACGCACGACCTGGCGGCGGCACGGTCGGCCGAGGCCTGTCTCCTGCTGCGCGAGGGCACCCTGGCCGGGCACGGGCGCCCCGACCGGGTGCTCACCACGTCGGCGCTGGCCGAGGTCTGGGCCGTTGCCGGACACGCGGGCACTTGA